GGATTCAGCATGGTATCTCGTGCTTCAATACGTCAAATTGACTATCCAAAATTGACTATCCAAAGTAGAAGTTTAAAACCATGCCGGAAATAAAGGTTAACTGCGCCGCGATCGCAAACAGGTAAACGATCGCTCTGGGTTTGAACATGGTCAACATCAGTCCTACCCCTTTCAGGTCAATCATGGGGCCAAAGACCAGGAAGGAAACAAGAGAACCCGTCGTAAACGAAGAGGAAAACGACAGCGCAAAGAACGAATCTACGGTAGAGCAGATCGACACCAATGCCGCCAGCAACATCATGGCCAAAACGGAGGTCACGGGATCTTGGCCTAAACTTAAGACCCACTCGCGCGGTACAAAGGTTTGCAGCAGCGCCGCCACCAAACTACCAAAAATTAACACGCCCGCCAGTTCCCGCAGCTCCTGTACCATGCCTTCTACCAATAGCCGCAGCCGCAGCGACAAGGGTTGCTTGACCACATCGGTGAAGGCTGCCTGGAGGGCGATCGCGTCTCCAGTGGGCAGAGGTTGGTTGGATTGGCCGAGGAGAAACATCCCGGAGCCTAACAGTGGACTGGAGGTTTTCGGCTTGTTGGTTTCTAGAATTTTCCAGCTTGGAGTAGCTTGCGGTTCCTGGGCAAGACGGTCTTGGCGGACGGTGATGGCGGTGGCAACGGCAGGGCGCAAAAAAGGCCGCAGATCTTTTTGAATGCTGAAGATCCAACCTAATAGCGTGGCGATCGCCAGGGATAAACCCACCCGCAGAAACACGACCTCCGGTTGATCCCGAAAGGCCACCCAAGTCGCCCAAATCACAATGGGATTGATGACCGGAGCGGCCAGGAGAAAGCCGATCGCGACAGAGGCTGGTGCGCCTTGCATCAACAGGCGTCGTGCGACCGGAATGTTGCCACACTCACAGACGGGAAACAAAAAACCGATGCAACTGCCTGCCAAGGATCCTAGAAAAGCATTTTTGGGCAGTAGGGCGACCAATCTTCGTTCGCTGACAAAAAATTGTAGCAATCCTGAGAAGAGAACTCCCAGTAACAGGAAAGGCATAGCCTCTACGATCAAGCTGAGAAACAGAGTGAAAGCGCTGTTAAATTGATACATTACAGCCCTACAAACCTAGGAGAGGATAGCTTAGGGATCATAGCGCAATCGGGAGACGATCCAATGGTTTCTGTGCAGGGTGGCCCGATCATGCTAAACCCCTAAGGTGCTGGAAATCACCTCAGGGGCTAGGAAAGTTAGAAAATTGACGTAATTGCTGTCCAATTACTGGATTTTGACCCAATAGCCTTGAACTGGACTAATAAGCCACTAATAAGCCAACGTTTCCAACGTTTCTCTTAAATACAGATGGACGAGGAAATCTAAACTCACGGATTGTAAGCGCTGGTCTTGGCTGCGATCGAGCCGCCAGCGTTGAAACCCTGAACTGTCCGCGATCGCTCGTTTGAGGCTATCCCAAACCTTCGCGTCAGAGAGACCCTTATCTTGGTTGGACATGTGAGAACTAGCCATAGACACCTTAAATAAATCTTTGAGGAAAACAGCGAACCGCGAAATCTACAAACGTTCTGAGGAAAAGGCGAATGAACCAAGGTCTGGCAACCACAGCCTAACAAACAAAGCTGGATGAATAATTCCTGATGAACCGTACTTGATAAATGGTGCTAGTGAACAATCGGATTAGATCGCGTTTGGAACTCAACCTACGGGTGACGGGTGCAGATCTAGTTTAACCTTTCTTCAAGATCGGCTAAAACCCGTTGAATAGCTGTATTCTGAACAACAATTTTTAGACAAACTTCTCCCTGATCCTACCGTTTTACGCGGGTGTCGTGGGAAGAATTTGATTAACTTTTAGACCCACGATAGTAAAGTTCTGTTTTATCGTGGGGACGGTGAGCGGCTCTGCGGCAGCAAAATGCTCTTCGCCTGCCAGCATCACTTGAACAACACTGAGCGGAACTTCCAAAAAAAGCGTGGCTAGAAAAAAGGCGATCGCGGCGGCGGGTAATCGCAAAACTGGAGGTATCGGCAAGATCGCAGTTGCTAGTGCAGCCCAACTCTGGATTTGCCACAATAGAACGCCTAGGCCGATCGCGCCCAGCAACAACAGCAGTGGGTTTCGGCAGGTTTGAAACAGGGACAAAATTTTCTGTTGATTGGGGGTGAGTGCGTCGGGATGGATAGCAATCACGAGGATGCTATAGATATAAAACGGCCTTTGCCATTGCATCCAGAAAATGGGCAAGCTGCCGATCACAAAAATCAGCAAGAATTCTACGATCGCGGAAAAGCTGGACGGTGCAGACGCTAAGGCAATCCCGCAGCCTAGGAGAGCGATCGGAACCACCACAATTCCAGATAAGTGGATCCACAAATAGGGATCTAACCAAAATTGATTTATTTTCATGGGACTTGAAGCGTCACAGTATCCCAAATCACAGTTCACTGAATTTGATTATCCCCTGTTTTAGCCCAACGGGCTAGATCGCTGGAGAGGTAAGAATGAGCTAGCCCTAGGAATTGAATCTTTGATCGAAGGTTTAATCGATCAGAGATTCCCCCTTCAGTGGAGCTAAGCCTAACCTCTCCCAAGCGGTTAAAGGTTAGTTGCAGGAATAGGATCCAGAGACTGCCCTCACTGAGACAACGTTATTTTCTACGGAAGTAACCCTGAACTGCTCAACGGCGCGGCCTCCATAGGCATTCACTCCATAGCTGACATTAATCGTAGAACCGACTGGGATTGACCCAGGGTTCACTCTTTCGCTGGAAGAAAGCGCTGTTGAAACGCCCTCTGCCCGTGCTTGAGGGGAGGCATTACAACCGTCCAGCATATTGTTCGTAATGAATAGACTAATGTCTGATGTCGTTGTGTCCCCGCCTCCTGGCTGCACTTCTCCACCCAAATTTTGGGAGTCCCAAGAAGGTAGATTAAGCAATTCTCGGAGCCTATCCCAGGAGATGGTGCTGGGGCGTTTTCCGACCACGGTCACGGTGGGTAGTTCGGTTTCAGCTTGGGCCGAAGGTGCTACAGCAACTCCACCAGCAACAATGGCTGTTAACAAAAGTAATCCTTTGAAGTTGTGAATCTTCATGATTTTCAGGGGTGAATTGCGTGAACAAACGGTCACAGAGTAACCACCCCTGTATATCTACGGATACAACACAGCTTATGCAGACGATTCAACCCAGTGTTGCGACTGTGTTGCGACTGTGTTACGACCGTGTTGCGGTGGCATTTACGGAGCCTGTCCTGATCGGTTGAGATTCGGTCAGTGAGCGATCACCCCGCAATGCCCGATCGCAACGAGAAGCTATCCGATCGCCGCTAGGATCGCCTCGCCCATGCCTTTGCAGCCTACCGCGATCATCCCTTCTGACATGATGTCTCCGGTGCGATATCCCTGATCGAGAACGGTCACCACGGCTTGTTCGATCGCTTCCGCCGCTGCGGCTTCATTCAGGTCATAACGCAACATCATCGCCGCACTGAGGATTTGGGCGAGGGGGTTCGCTTTATCCTGTCCGGCAATGTCGGGAGCCGATCCATGTACAGGTTCGTACAAGCCCGGTCGGGCGGAACTGAGGCTGGCGGAGGGCAACATCCCAATACTGCCCGTCAGCATGGCCGCTGCATCGGAGAGAATATCGCCAAACAGATTGCCCGTCACGATCGTGTCAAATTGCTTGGGATTGCGCACCAACTGCATGGCCGCATTGTCCACGTACATGTGGGTCAGTTCTACGTCGGCATACTCCGCTGCCAGAGCGGTGATGCGATCGCGCCACAGTTGCGACACTTCCAGCACATTAGCCTTGTCTACGGAACATAGCTTTTTGCGGCGTTTTTGGGCGGTTTCAAAGGCCACCCGACCGATGCGATCGATTTCCGATTCGCTGTAGACCATGGTGTTAAACCCACGCTTTTCCCCCGTTTCCGTTTCCACGACGCCGCGCGGTTGCCCAAAGTAAATGCCGCCCGTCAGTTCCCGGACCACCATGATGTCCACGCCTTCTACAATTTCCCGCTTGAGGCTGGACGCATCCACCAATTGGGGCAGAATCGTGGCCGGACGCAGGTTAGCAAATAACCCTAAGCCTGCCCGCAGTGCTAATAACCCCGTTTCTGGGCGCTGGTGACGAGGTAACGTATCCCACTTGTAGCCACCGATCGCAGCCAGCAGGACAGAATCACTTTGTTTACAGGTTTCTAAGGTCGCTGCGGGGAGCGGCTCTCCCGTCGCGTCAATGGCGGCTCCCCCCACAAGTGCTTCCTGAAACTCAAACGCAAGATTAAACTTTTCGCCAATGCGCTTTAGTACCTGAACGGTGACCGCCATAATTTCAGGGCCAATGCCATCTCCAGGAAGCAGTGTAATGCGGTAGCTTGCCATGATTGTCCTTCGCAGATCCGTCGCAAATTTTCCGTCCTTCACCTTAGAGGAAAAGGGATCCTAGAAGCAATCGATTTAACCCATGAGCACTCAAAACTGGGAGGCAAATATTGAGAGGGTGTAGCGGTGCTGCGGAACAAGGACAGCGAAGAGAGCACCCGATCGGGTGCCCTGTCAGTCCGATCGTTACGATCGTTTAGAGAACCACTTTACGGGTTTGGGATTTTCGGTTTTCGCAACGGTGGGTTCATTGAAGATGAAAGAATCCAAACGGGTGTCCACGGGAACTGACTTGCGGGGGCTATCCACCTCCCGCCAAATAGTCACGTGTTCCTCATGCTCAACCAGTAGACAATCAACCCCTTGGGCTTGACTTTCGCGACAGAGATTCATCGCCACGGAATATACCCGTCTTGAAAAGGTCTCGCCCCGGTGAAACACCTGTCCCCCAAATTCCAAGCGGGATTTACCGCGATAGGGGATTTTTTGACTTTCTAATTGCTCTGTGGTCAAGATCAACATGCTCAGAACTCCAAAGGTAGATGCAATTTATTCGTAGATCCCGTCGATCGTCAGATGGGTCTAAATGCCCCTCGGCTTAAGATGATTCAGGGATCGGGAGGGGGATCGCCATGGGCCGCCATCACCCATTGATTGAGGATAAGGGCAGTGATTGAATCTAATAAATTGCAGTCATGTAATTGGCAACCAATAATTAGCAAATAATTAGCAAAAAAGAGAAAAAATTGAGAAGTGATCTGAGAAGCTGCCGCAATCAGCAGGACAAAACTCCTAGGACAACAGTTGCGGATGACCGGAGTGGCTCAGCCGTGGCTCAGCATGGCAATACACCAGCCCAGAACCTAGCGGGAGATACTATGGCACCCCGATCGTGGAACGGGGAAGTTGATTATTTGCCGCTTAAGCTTAAGCGATCGGGATCTGTTGTCTTTTTTGCTGAATGGAACGAGTCAAGCCAGTGAGTGAAGCAAAGGGTTGTAATGGGTGCCAATGCTGTAATTGTTGCCATTACCATCTGTCCCAATACTATTAACTTCCGTGTATTGGAACACACTAAATTAGAGCATCTTTACAAATCTTGGGAAGTCTACCCTAGGGAGTATCTGTCGTAAAGTCCTGCACGGTTCCCCCCAATCCTTCGACAATTAATCGAGTGTTGACAACTAGCATTTCCACGTAGGAATCGCCTGCGTTTCCGGGAACACCGATCGAATCTGCAAATAAGGGTTGTTCCGCCAGTTTCACTTTGGCTTCTTCAGCAACGGTTTCAATCAATGCGGGATTAATCGCCGTTTCCGCAAAAATGGTTGGAACGCCCGTCGATCGAATGGTTTGAACCAATTGCTTGACGGTTTGGGCGCTGGGTTGTTCTTCGGTACTGATGCCGATGAGGGTGCCGACGACCGTTAAACCGTAGGCTTGGGCGTAGTATTGAAACGCATCGTGGGTAGTCACCAGTTTGCGTCGTTCCGGTGGTAGGGTTTGGATTTGCTCAGCAATCCAGCGATCGAGGCGTTGCAGCTCAGTTATCAAAGCTTGGGCGTTTTGGGTAAAGCGATCGCGGTTTTGGGGTTGTAGATTGATGAGTTCATCGCGAATCACTTCGACCATACGCATGGCATTTTTGGCATTGCCCCAAACGTGGGGATCGGGCACAAGCTCCCCTTCTTTGTCTAATTTGAGGGGCGTGATAACTTCGCCCACGGGAATTTTTTTGGCGTTGAGGGCATTGGCCTGCATCAGACGAATGAGTCCCGGTTCCAAGTTGTAGCCGTTATACAGCACCAAATCGGCTTTTTCCAGCGTGACGGTGTCCTGGGGAATGGGCTCGTAGGTGTGGGGATCATCCCCCGGTTTCAAAATTCCTTGCAGGTCAATATCATCTTTGCCAATGCGGTGGGTGAGATCCGCCAAAATTGTACTCGTTGCGACCACGCGGGGTTTACGGGTTCCCTGGGGAGAGGATCCAGGTAGTTGACAACTGCCCAATCCGATCGCCAGCACACCTCCGATCGCCCCTAACATGGCTCGCCTGCTCCATTGGGCAGGCTGAAATCGAGCAGGCTGAAATCGGGCAGGCTGCGATCGTTGAAGCCTTGTCGAAATCCGGGAGGCCGAATCCAGGGTACGCAGCTTAAGCCGGAGAGAAAAACGTGCAGCCATAGGGATGGGAACCGTAGGGAACTAGTGATAAGAACTTTTCATAATCCTTTCATTTTTTGCGCTACATTGGAATTAGGTTTTCATAATCCTTTCATTTTTTCGCTAGTTAACTTTTCGCTGGTTGACTTTTCGCTAGTTGACTTTGCGCTAGTTGACATCCTGGGCTCTGCTCCCTCGGCCTGGATGGTGCGCCTTCAATTCCTCACACTCAATTCCTCACACTCAATCCCTCCATCAACTCCTATGCTGTCCCTTCCTTGGTTCCAGATTCCCTCCAGCCGTCTCTCTAGCCAAAATGCTCGTCAATCCTTGGTTGGTTTACCGGGTCGATCGCCGGGAGCCCCAGGCCGCCACTTATCTGAGCAGCAGCGCGATCGATCGGGATCTCAACCCAGCGATCGACCCCAGGAAATTTTGCGGGTGGACAATATGACCGTGCGCTACCGCAGTGTGCTGGCACTGGAACAGGTGAGTTTTGGGCTGGATGCGGGCAAGATGCTGGGCATTTTGGGAGCCAATGGTGCAGGAAAAAGCACCTTGATGAAGGGGATTTTGGGGCTGACGCCTACGGTGTCCGGGCAGGTGTTTTACGATGGGCAACCGTTTCAGCAGCAGCGCCATCGCGTGGCCTATGTGCCGCAACGCAGTCAGATTGATTGGGCCTATCCAGCGACGGTGTGGGATGTGGTTTTGATGGGGCGGGTTCGATCGGCGGGGTGGCTCAGTCCGATCAGTGCGCCGAGTCGTCGGATTGCCATGGAAGCATTGGAGCGCTTGGGCATGGCGGATTATCGCGATCGCTCGATCGGGGAATTGTCCGGTGGGCAGCAACAGCGGGTGTTTCTAGCACGGGCGATGACCCAGCAGGCGGATTTATTTCTCCTGGATGAACCATTTGTAGGGGTTGACCAAAGGACGCAAACCGTTATTTTTGATTTGCTGCGGGAATTAACCCAGGAAGGGAAAACGATTTTGGTGGTGCACCATGATTTGGGCGCGTCATTGAATCATTTTGATGAATTGCTGTTACTGAATCGTCGTCTCATTGCCCAGGGCGATCGGGCTACGGTTATGACGCCGGAGAATTTACACCAAGCCTATGGCAGTTTTTTCCACTTACCCCAAGCTGCCTAGTGTCGCGTAGTTTCCCTGTTAGAGTGCGCTGTGATGTTGGACTTATTAAATGCATTGGTAGAACCGCTGCAATATAGCTTTATGCAGCGATCGCTGATTGTGGCGGTTTTGGTGGGGGTGATCTGTGCGTTGGTGGGCAGTTACCTCATGGTGCAACGGTTGGCGCTCCTAGGCGATGCCATTAGCCATTCCGTTCTGCCAGGGTTGGCGATCGCGTTTATGACGGGAACCAATTTATTTGTCGGAGCCTTTATTGCAGGAATCCTCAGTACGGTCGCCATTACCTGGATTCGGACGCGATCGCCAATTAAGGAAGACGCTGCGATGGGCATTGTCTTATCTTCCTTTTTTGCCTTGGGAATCACGTTAATTACGGTAATTCAAAAAAATAATAAGATTGACTTAAATCACTTTCTGTTTGGCAATATTCTTCAAGTGACCCAGCAGGATGTTCGGGATACGGCGATCATTGCTGCGATCGTGATTGTTTTAGTCATTGCGCTTTACAAAGAGTTGTTGTTCTATACCTTTGATCCGCTCTCGGCGCAGGC
The Alkalinema sp. FACHB-956 DNA segment above includes these coding regions:
- the leuB gene encoding 3-isopropylmalate dehydrogenase, producing MMASYRITLLPGDGIGPEIMAVTVQVLKRIGEKFNLAFEFQEALVGGAAIDATGEPLPAATLETCKQSDSVLLAAIGGYKWDTLPRHQRPETGLLALRAGLGLFANLRPATILPQLVDASSLKREIVEGVDIMVVRELTGGIYFGQPRGVVETETGEKRGFNTMVYSESEIDRIGRVAFETAQKRRKKLCSVDKANVLEVSQLWRDRITALAAEYADVELTHMYVDNAAMQLVRNPKQFDTIVTGNLFGDILSDAAAMLTGSIGMLPSASLSSARPGLYEPVHGSAPDIAGQDKANPLAQILSAAMMLRYDLNEAAAAEAIEQAVVTVLDQGYRTGDIMSEGMIAVGCKGMGEAILAAIG
- a CDS encoding metal ABC transporter ATP-binding protein, whose translation is MTVRYRSVLALEQVSFGLDAGKMLGILGANGAGKSTLMKGILGLTPTVSGQVFYDGQPFQQQRHRVAYVPQRSQIDWAYPATVWDVVLMGRVRSAGWLSPISAPSRRIAMEALERLGMADYRDRSIGELSGGQQQRVFLARAMTQQADLFLLDEPFVGVDQRTQTVIFDLLRELTQEGKTILVVHHDLGASLNHFDELLLLNRRLIAQGDRATVMTPENLHQAYGSFFHLPQAA
- a CDS encoding zinc ABC transporter substrate-binding protein, encoding MAARFSLRLKLRTLDSASRISTRLQRSQPARFQPARFQPAQWSRRAMLGAIGGVLAIGLGSCQLPGSSPQGTRKPRVVATSTILADLTHRIGKDDIDLQGILKPGDDPHTYEPIPQDTVTLEKADLVLYNGYNLEPGLIRLMQANALNAKKIPVGEVITPLKLDKEGELVPDPHVWGNAKNAMRMVEVIRDELINLQPQNRDRFTQNAQALITELQRLDRWIAEQIQTLPPERRKLVTTHDAFQYYAQAYGLTVVGTLIGISTEEQPSAQTVKQLVQTIRSTGVPTIFAETAINPALIETVAEEAKVKLAEQPLFADSIGVPGNAGDSYVEMLVVNTRLIVEGLGGTVQDFTTDTP
- a CDS encoding low-complexity tail membrane protein, which codes for MKINQFWLDPYLWIHLSGIVVVPIALLGCGIALASAPSSFSAIVEFLLIFVIGSLPIFWMQWQRPFYIYSILVIAIHPDALTPNQQKILSLFQTCRNPLLLLLGAIGLGVLLWQIQSWAALATAILPIPPVLRLPAAAIAFFLATLFLEVPLSVVQVMLAGEEHFAAAEPLTVPTIKQNFTIVGLKVNQILPTTPA
- a CDS encoding permease, which produces MYQFNSAFTLFLSLIVEAMPFLLLGVLFSGLLQFFVSERRLVALLPKNAFLGSLAGSCIGFLFPVCECGNIPVARRLLMQGAPASVAIGFLLAAPVINPIVIWATWVAFRDQPEVVFLRVGLSLAIATLLGWIFSIQKDLRPFLRPAVATAITVRQDRLAQEPQATPSWKILETNKPKTSSPLLGSGMFLLGQSNQPLPTGDAIALQAAFTDVVKQPLSLRLRLLVEGMVQELRELAGVLIFGSLVAALLQTFVPREWVLSLGQDPVTSVLAMMLLAALVSICSTVDSFFALSFSSSFTTGSLVSFLVFGPMIDLKGVGLMLTMFKPRAIVYLFAIAAQLTFISGMVLNFYFG
- a CDS encoding metal ABC transporter permease, with the translated sequence MLDLLNALVEPLQYSFMQRSLIVAVLVGVICALVGSYLMVQRLALLGDAISHSVLPGLAIAFMTGTNLFVGAFIAGILSTVAITWIRTRSPIKEDAAMGIVLSSFFALGITLITVIQKNNKIDLNHFLFGNILQVTQQDVRDTAIIAAIVIVLVIALYKELLFYTFDPLSAQATGLPVQWLNFGLMVLIALTIVASMKAVGVVLVLSLLITPGATAYLLAPRLHQVMVVGAVLAVIASVSGMYLSYFFNLPSGAAIVLVISGFFLLAMLFSPRHGILVSQWRDRQVPPPEAS